In a single window of the Serratia quinivorans genome:
- the yciU gene encoding dsDNA-mimic protein: protein MDLNNRLTEDETLEQAYDIFLELAGDNLDPADILLFNLQFEERGGAELYDPAEDWSEHVDFDLNPDFFAEVVIGLADSDGEPINDVFARVLLCREKDHKLCHILWKE from the coding sequence ATGGATTTGAATAACCGCCTTACTGAAGACGAAACGCTGGAACAGGCTTACGACATCTTTTTGGAGTTGGCCGGCGACAATCTGGATCCGGCGGATATTCTGCTGTTCAACCTGCAGTTTGAGGAGCGCGGCGGCGCAGAACTGTATGACCCGGCGGAAGACTGGTCAGAACATGTGGACTTTGACCTGAACCCGGACTTTTTCGCCGAAGTGGTGATTGGCCTGGCGGACAGCGATGGCGAACCGATCAATGACGTGTTTGCCCGCGTGTTACTGTGCCGTGAGAAAGACCACAAGCTTTGTCACATTCTGTGGAAAGAGTAA
- the cls gene encoding Cardiolipin synthase — protein MTTFYTVISWLMVFGYWLLIAGVTLRILMKRRAVPSAMAWLLVIYILPLFGIVAYLSFGELHLGKRRAERAKAMWPSTARWLSELKESQRIFATDYSEVARPLFQLCDRRQGIDGVKGNQLQLLTTTDATLKALIRDIELARHNIEMVFYIWQPGGLVDQVAESLMAAARRGVHCRLMLDSAGSLQFFRSPYPGMMRNAGIEVVEALKVNLFRVFLRRMDLRQHRKVVLIDNYIAYTGSMNMVDPRYFKQDAGVGQWIDLMARMEGPVASTMGIVYACDWEIETGKRILPPPPDVNIMPFEQESGHTIQVIASGPGFPEEMIHQALLTAVYSAREQLIMTTPYFVPSDDLLHAICTAALRGVEVSIIVPRDNDSTMVRWASRSFFSELLEAGVRIYQFEDGLLHTKSVLVDGQLSLVGTVNLDMRSLWLNFEITLVIDDDGFGSDLACVQDDYIARSQLLNAAEWQKRPFWHRIVERLFYFFSPLL, from the coding sequence ATGACAACATTTTATACCGTAATCAGTTGGCTCATGGTGTTCGGTTACTGGCTGCTTATCGCTGGTGTGACACTGCGTATTCTGATGAAACGCCGCGCCGTACCTTCCGCTATGGCCTGGCTGCTGGTGATCTATATTCTGCCGCTGTTCGGTATTGTGGCTTATTTATCTTTTGGTGAATTACATCTGGGCAAACGGCGTGCCGAACGCGCCAAGGCCATGTGGCCTTCTACCGCACGCTGGCTGAGCGAGTTAAAAGAGAGCCAGCGCATCTTCGCCACCGATTACAGCGAGGTCGCCAGACCCCTGTTCCAACTCTGCGATCGCCGTCAGGGCATCGATGGCGTTAAGGGCAACCAACTCCAGTTACTCACCACTACCGATGCAACGCTGAAGGCGCTGATCCGTGATATTGAGCTGGCACGCCATAATATAGAGATGGTGTTTTACATTTGGCAGCCCGGCGGGTTGGTCGATCAGGTGGCCGAATCGCTGATGGCCGCTGCACGCCGTGGCGTACATTGCCGCCTGATGCTGGACTCTGCCGGTAGTTTGCAGTTCTTCCGCAGCCCCTATCCTGGCATGATGCGCAATGCCGGTATCGAGGTGGTGGAGGCGCTCAAGGTAAACCTGTTCCGCGTATTCCTGCGCCGAATGGATTTGCGTCAGCACCGTAAAGTGGTGCTGATTGACAACTATATTGCCTACACCGGCAGTATGAACATGGTCGACCCACGCTATTTCAAACAGGATGCCGGGGTCGGTCAGTGGATCGATTTGATGGCCCGTATGGAAGGCCCGGTCGCCAGTACCATGGGCATCGTTTATGCCTGTGACTGGGAGATTGAAACCGGTAAACGGATCCTGCCGCCGCCGCCGGACGTCAATATCATGCCGTTCGAACAGGAAAGCGGCCACACTATTCAGGTTATCGCCTCTGGCCCCGGGTTCCCGGAAGAAATGATCCACCAGGCGTTGCTGACTGCGGTTTACTCAGCACGTGAACAGTTGATCATGACCACCCCCTACTTCGTACCCAGCGACGATTTACTGCATGCGATTTGCACCGCCGCCCTGCGCGGGGTTGAAGTCAGCATCATTGTCCCACGCGATAACGATTCAACGATGGTCCGTTGGGCCAGTCGCTCTTTCTTCTCCGAACTTCTGGAGGCTGGCGTACGCATCTATCAGTTTGAAGACGGCCTGCTGCATACCAAAAGCGTACTGGTTGATGGCCAGCTCAGCCTGGTCGGCACGGTGAATCTGGATATGCGCAGCCTGTGGTTGAACTTTGAAATTACCCTGGTGATTGACGATGACGGTTTCGGTAGCGATCTGGCCTGCGTGCAGGACGACTATATTGCTCGCTCGCAGTTATTGAATGCCGCAGAGTGGCAGAAACGGCCTTTTTGGCACCGTATTGTTGAGCGCCTGTTCTACTTTTTCAGCCCGCTGTTATAA